In Pseudomonadota bacterium, the following proteins share a genomic window:
- a CDS encoding ABC transporter ATP-binding protein, producing MLLSVKDVSKTFPGEPPLEVLKGVSFTLEAGQTLALTGESGSGKSTLLHVVGGLEPAGGGSIALNGQEVVGLGDAALAEIRRKDIGVIFQQFNLIPSLTVAQNLAFHARLSGHVDAPWITELTASLGLKSLGTRFPEQLSGGQQQRVAIGRALASKPALVLADEPTGNLDEDTGDEVMALMVRLAREAGAGLLMVTHSRARAEALDRRIHLSHGEIS from the coding sequence ATGCTGCTCAGTGTCAAAGACGTCTCCAAAACCTTCCCTGGGGAGCCTCCGCTCGAGGTATTGAAGGGCGTGTCGTTCACGCTCGAGGCGGGTCAAACCCTTGCTTTGACCGGGGAATCCGGGTCCGGGAAATCGACGCTCCTCCATGTCGTGGGCGGGCTCGAGCCAGCGGGTGGCGGCTCCATCGCGCTCAACGGCCAGGAGGTCGTGGGGCTGGGCGACGCCGCACTCGCCGAGATTCGGCGCAAGGATATTGGTGTAATTTTTCAGCAGTTTAACCTGATCCCGTCCCTCACCGTCGCCCAAAACCTCGCCTTCCACGCGCGCCTCTCGGGCCACGTGGACGCGCCGTGGATCACCGAACTCACCGCCTCGCTCGGCCTCAAAAGCCTCGGCACGCGCTTCCCCGAGCAGCTCTCCGGCGGCCAGCAGCAGCGCGTCGCCATCGGGCGTGCGCTCGCGTCGAAACCGGCGCTGGTGCTGGCCGACGAACCCACTGGAAACCTTGACGAAGACACCGGCGACGAGGTCATGGCGCTGATGGTCCGCCTGGCGCGCGAGGCGGGCGCGGGCCTCCTGATGGTCACGCATTCGCGCGCCCGCGCCGAGGCGCTCGACCGCCGCATTCACCTGAGCCACGGCGAGATTTCCTGA
- a CDS encoding hydrogen peroxide-inducible genes activator, whose protein sequence is MDVSLRQIRYLATLVAERQYARAARVLGISQPSLSLQIKALEDALGGMLVERRRTGLILTPLGREVAAHAQTVLQAVDALTQAAVTSEGDLGGTLRLGTSPTVGPYLLPKVLHRLHLDHPSVKLIIRDAPPRVLAEELSAGRHDMILTQLPLPAEEYRVLPLFREPLGLAVSQEHRLARQETARKADLAGQSILTLSSSYALHHQMAALAVDAGANMREDFEGTSLDALRQMVALGMGVTLLPALYVRSEVGQQDPDVAILPMKPQHYRQIGLASRITSGNPAAFEAFAEITRRVVKESFSKDVTLIG, encoded by the coding sequence ATGGATGTGTCACTCCGCCAGATCCGCTACCTCGCGACGCTCGTCGCAGAGCGGCAATACGCGCGTGCCGCGCGGGTGCTGGGGATTAGCCAGCCTTCCTTGAGCTTGCAAATCAAGGCCCTGGAGGATGCGCTTGGTGGCATGCTCGTGGAGCGGCGCCGCACCGGTTTGATCCTGACACCGCTGGGCCGGGAGGTCGCTGCCCATGCGCAGACGGTGCTTCAGGCTGTCGATGCGCTTACGCAGGCGGCGGTAACGTCGGAGGGCGATCTGGGCGGCACGCTCCGGCTCGGTACGTCTCCAACGGTCGGGCCGTATCTCCTGCCGAAGGTACTGCACCGGCTGCACCTCGATCATCCATCGGTCAAGCTCATCATCCGCGACGCGCCGCCCCGGGTCCTGGCCGAAGAGCTGTCCGCGGGACGGCACGACATGATCCTGACCCAGCTCCCGCTCCCGGCGGAGGAGTATCGCGTCCTACCGCTTTTCCGCGAGCCCCTGGGACTTGCCGTGTCGCAGGAGCATCGGCTGGCCCGGCAGGAGACGGCGCGCAAGGCCGATCTCGCGGGGCAGAGCATCCTGACGCTCAGCTCCTCCTACGCCCTGCACCATCAGATGGCCGCGCTGGCGGTGGATGCGGGGGCGAACATGCGGGAAGACTTCGAGGGCACGAGCCTCGACGCGCTGCGCCAGATGGTGGCGCTGGGCATGGGGGTGACGCTCCTGCCGGCGCTCTATGTGCGTTCGGAGGTGGGCCAGCAGGACCCTGACGTGGCGATCCTGCCGATGAAGCCGCAGCACTACCGGCAAATCGGGCTCGCCTCGCGCATCACAAGCGGCAATCCCGCCGCCTTCGAAGCCTTCGCAGAGATCACGCGGCGTGTGGTGAAGGAAAGCTTCTCCAAGGACGTGACGCTGATCGGCTAG
- a CDS encoding alpha/beta fold hydrolase, with product MHFTFNGVLPEPGAPTLVLIHGAGGSHLDYAIPWRNVTAAPEPGKTRAPGQGGHALQARPVYALDLPGHGDSGGESADDVAVYAAAVAAFLTEHDLRDVCLVGHSMGAAIAVATALDAPDRLHSLCLIGGGAKINVSQELLNGLATNTDATVGAISRACWHKSTMPMYREVVRRRMTTSGATVLVNDFTACARVDLRARLPEIDVPVLLLAAVEDRMVPLKDVEAMQSAFPKASLVAIEGCGHFLHFERSEEAAEALHAFLG from the coding sequence ATGCATTTCACGTTCAACGGCGTTTTGCCGGAGCCCGGCGCGCCGACGCTCGTGCTCATCCACGGGGCAGGCGGCTCGCATCTCGATTACGCGATCCCCTGGCGCAACGTCACCGCCGCGCCCGAACCGGGCAAGACCCGCGCCCCCGGGCAGGGCGGGCACGCGCTTCAGGCGCGACCGGTCTATGCGCTCGATCTGCCGGGCCACGGCGACAGCGGGGGGGAGAGTGCGGATGACGTGGCGGTCTACGCCGCCGCCGTCGCCGCCTTCCTGACCGAACACGACCTGCGCGATGTCTGCCTCGTGGGCCATTCCATGGGCGCGGCCATCGCGGTGGCCACGGCCCTCGACGCCCCGGACAGGCTCCATTCCCTCTGCCTCATCGGCGGTGGCGCCAAGATCAACGTGAGCCAGGAGCTTCTCAACGGGCTCGCAACGAACACCGACGCCACCGTGGGCGCGATCTCCCGCGCCTGCTGGCACAAGTCGACGATGCCCATGTACCGCGAAGTGGTGCGCCGCCGAATGACGACCTCGGGCGCCACCGTGCTCGTCAATGATTTCACCGCCTGCGCCCGCGTGGACCTGCGCGCGCGCCTGCCCGAGATCGACGTGCCCGTGCTGCTCCTTGCCGCCGTGGAAGACCGGATGGTGCCGCTCAAGGATGTGGAGGCGATGCAATCCGCCTTCCCCAAGGCCAGCCTCGTGGCCATCGAAGGCTGCGGCCACTTCCTCCACTTCGAGCGCTCCGAGGAAGCCGCCGAAGCGCTCCATGCCTTCCTCGGATAA
- a CDS encoding site-specific DNA-methyltransferase gives MNDAKGAGALPLDTILAGDCIAAMQALPEASVDLIFADPPYNLQLRQELHRPDASRVDAVTNDWDQFASFAAYDRFTREWLSAAKRILKPHGALWVIGSYHNIYRVGAALQDAGFWVLNDVVWRKSNPMPNFRGKRFTNAHETLIWASRGEGAKYTFNYEALKALNEGVQMRSDWVLPICTGHERLKDAKGDKAHPTQKPASLLHRIIVGTTNPGDVILDPFFGTGTTGAVAKMLGRHWIGIEREEDYREIAARRIGDVRRLDAAALAVTASKRAEPRVPFGQLVERGMLRPGEVLTGPRGQTAKVRADGTLVSGKLAGSIHQVGAKLEGAPSCNGWAYWNFEKDGKEVSIDLLRQQIRSEMRQGSV, from the coding sequence ATGAACGACGCGAAGGGCGCGGGGGCGCTTCCTTTGGACACTATTCTTGCGGGCGATTGCATCGCGGCGATGCAGGCTCTTCCGGAGGCGTCCGTGGATCTCATCTTCGCCGATCCCCCCTATAATCTCCAGCTTCGGCAGGAGCTGCACCGGCCCGACGCCTCCCGCGTGGACGCCGTCACCAACGATTGGGATCAGTTCGCGAGCTTTGCCGCCTATGACCGCTTCACCCGGGAGTGGCTTTCGGCCGCAAAGCGCATCCTGAAGCCCCACGGCGCGCTCTGGGTCATCGGCAGCTATCACAATATCTACCGCGTGGGCGCTGCGCTGCAGGATGCGGGCTTCTGGGTCCTCAATGACGTGGTCTGGCGCAAGTCGAATCCGATGCCCAATTTTCGCGGCAAACGCTTCACCAATGCCCACGAGACGCTGATCTGGGCCTCCCGCGGGGAGGGCGCGAAATACACGTTCAACTACGAGGCGCTGAAGGCGCTCAACGAGGGTGTGCAGATGCGCTCCGACTGGGTGCTGCCGATCTGCACCGGCCATGAGCGGCTCAAGGATGCCAAGGGCGACAAGGCCCATCCCACGCAGAAGCCCGCAAGCCTGCTGCATCGCATCATCGTGGGCACGACCAATCCGGGCGACGTGATCCTCGATCCGTTCTTCGGCACCGGCACCACGGGCGCGGTGGCCAAGATGCTCGGCCGACATTGGATCGGGATCGAGCGCGAGGAAGATTACCGCGAGATCGCCGCGCGCCGCATCGGCGACGTGCGCCGGCTCGATGCCGCGGCGCTCGCCGTGACGGCCTCGAAGCGCGCCGAGCCCCGCGTCCCCTTCGGCCAACTCGTGGAGCGCGGCATGCTGCGCCCGGGCGAGGTGCTAACCGGCCCGCGCGGGCAGACCGCCAAGGTCCGCGCCGATGGCACGCTCGTCTCCGGCAAGCTCGCGGGCTCCATTCACCAGGTCGGCGCCAAGCTCGAAGGCGCGCCCTCCTGCAATGGCTGGGCCTACTGGAATTTCGAAAAGGACGGCAAGGAGGTCTCCATCGACCTCCTGCGCCAGCAGATCCGCTCGGAAATGCGCCAAGGATCGGTCTGA
- a CDS encoding alpha/beta hydrolase, protein MSEMDRDEAVGFLTAAVDESHDSLVRFTDKLAHMGEAPAFWLRDFPVHVRAKGANRCAWPILARRTYWMTISGRAADYELPRRALAEATVTLAGTPLTPAEATLFEDLAAGFSLEDSAQEAGVAVTTRRKQVQRVFRKLGVSSQVELVALASRWLHDLAGEIGDLHQSASKGWEPYARFLPEGARHGVLCSTGETATRYLDVGPVGGKPVMVLHPMVFPNIGLEEVALCHDLGWRALWPIRPGCLSTATHTSTGWEAHCREVVSGMAALHEMIGGGPIPLMSLVSGGAYATAYAETYPERVSRIDLVSTCFSGGKSSSRDIYFGEAFLRSVRQNGRMAFAAVQHLAGSLARHRDYREKTARRVFGDCEIDQALLDEDFGTPERDDRFTFATLHSMDSMRYDYMAQIKFSWRRAAALPIPKVFWHGAEDRVHNADDLKRLAQTVMGAPARILPGTGHLTQGAPLRDIFRRIAADIPQTG, encoded by the coding sequence ATGAGCGAAATGGACAGAGATGAGGCTGTGGGTTTCCTGACCGCAGCGGTGGACGAGAGCCACGACAGCCTCGTCCGGTTCACCGACAAGCTTGCCCATATGGGCGAGGCACCGGCCTTCTGGCTTCGCGACTTCCCGGTCCATGTGCGGGCGAAAGGGGCCAACCGCTGCGCTTGGCCCATCCTCGCGCGTCGAACCTACTGGATGACGATATCCGGCCGCGCCGCGGACTATGAGCTGCCCCGTCGCGCGCTTGCTGAGGCGACAGTCACGCTCGCAGGTACGCCGCTCACCCCTGCCGAGGCGACGCTGTTCGAAGACCTCGCTGCGGGCTTCTCGCTTGAGGACAGCGCGCAAGAGGCCGGCGTCGCCGTCACCACCCGCCGCAAACAGGTGCAGCGCGTCTTTCGCAAGCTTGGCGTTAGCTCCCAGGTTGAGCTCGTGGCGCTGGCGAGCCGATGGCTTCACGATCTCGCCGGAGAGATCGGCGACCTGCACCAGAGCGCTTCGAAAGGATGGGAACCCTATGCGCGGTTCCTGCCAGAAGGCGCGCGCCATGGTGTCCTTTGTAGCACGGGCGAGACCGCTACGCGTTACCTTGATGTCGGTCCGGTGGGGGGCAAACCTGTGATGGTCCTGCACCCCATGGTGTTTCCAAATATCGGGCTGGAGGAGGTCGCCCTATGTCACGATCTCGGCTGGAGGGCGCTGTGGCCAATCCGGCCCGGCTGCTTGAGCACGGCCACCCACACCTCCACGGGTTGGGAGGCCCACTGCCGCGAGGTCGTCTCCGGCATGGCGGCATTGCACGAGATGATCGGTGGCGGGCCGATCCCGCTGATGTCGCTCGTCTCCGGCGGGGCCTATGCGACGGCCTATGCGGAAACGTACCCAGAACGGGTCTCCCGCATTGACCTCGTCTCAACCTGCTTTTCGGGTGGCAAGTCATCCTCGCGGGACATCTATTTCGGCGAAGCCTTCCTGCGCAGCGTACGGCAGAATGGGCGGATGGCCTTTGCCGCCGTCCAACACCTCGCTGGGAGCCTGGCCCGGCACCGCGACTACCGGGAAAAAACCGCGCGGCGTGTTTTCGGGGATTGCGAGATCGACCAGGCTCTACTTGATGAGGACTTTGGCACGCCCGAGCGTGACGATCGTTTCACCTTTGCGACCCTGCATTCGATGGATTCGATGCGCTACGATTACATGGCGCAGATCAAGTTCTCTTGGCGGCGCGCGGCGGCGCTCCCGATTCCCAAGGTATTTTGGCACGGCGCGGAGGATCGGGTGCACAACGCCGACGACCTCAAACGCCTCGCCCAAACGGTAATGGGCGCGCCGGCGCGCATTCTGCCGGGGACGGGGCACCTGACCCAAGGCGCGCCGCTGCGCGACATCTTCCGGCGTATCGCAGCCGATATACCCCAAACGGGGTAG
- a CDS encoding ribonuclease HII, whose product MAGPPDYSTETAAHARGLLRVAGVDEVGRGPLAGPVMAAAVILNPDDIPAGLDDSKALSKARREALYTEITARAEWALGVASVEEIDRINILRASHLAMVRAVAQLAPVSLALIDGNIIPRDLGCPGDAIVKGDARSLSIAAASIVAKICRDRVMYDLAQHHPGYGWETNQGYPTKSHISALQNLGVTPHHRRSFKPVHNILWQEK is encoded by the coding sequence ATGGCCGGGCCCCCTGACTACAGCACCGAAACAGCCGCGCATGCGCGCGGCCTTTTGCGCGTCGCGGGTGTCGACGAGGTGGGCCGCGGCCCGCTGGCCGGGCCCGTGATGGCTGCGGCAGTGATCCTCAATCCCGATGACATTCCCGCGGGGCTCGACGATTCCAAGGCCTTGAGCAAGGCGCGCCGCGAAGCCCTCTATACCGAGATCACCGCCCGAGCGGAGTGGGCGCTGGGCGTCGCGAGCGTGGAAGAGATCGACCGGATCAACATCCTGCGCGCCTCTCACCTCGCCATGGTCCGCGCCGTGGCGCAGCTCGCGCCGGTCTCCCTCGCGTTGATCGACGGCAACATCATCCCCCGCGATCTGGGCTGTCCGGGGGACGCGATCGTGAAGGGCGACGCCCGCTCGCTGAGCATCGCGGCGGCCTCCATTGTGGCCAAAATCTGTCGCGATCGTGTCATGTATGATTTGGCGCAACACCATCCCGGCTACGGCTGGGAGACGAACCAGGGCTATCCCACAAAAAGCCATATTTCAGCGCTTCAAAATCTGGGGGTGACCCCACACCATAGACGGTCCTTCAAGCCGGTACACAACATCTTGTGGCAAGAAAAATAA
- a CDS encoding ABC transporter permease yields the protein MWVSGLTALLSHWRRHPLQLLTLVAGLAAATALWTGVQAINAEARASYDEAATALGQGTETRLTRRDGEAMPTESFAELRRMGWLVSPVVEGRLGRVTLVGIDPFTLPPSPTRPALTDGESLGRFVSEGVVQAHPETPDVPGIRYEIAANLPVGEAVTDITTAWELLHRREISYFVLLPDQPRGLPPLPEGLVRSEQDTGAEIARLTRSFHLNLTAFGFLSFAVGLFIVHAAMGLAFEQRRAMFRTLRALGLPTGTVTTLIAAEALALATVAGALGIGLGYLIATALLPGVAATLGGLYGASVPGSLTLDWRWMASGAALAFVGAMAATATNIWRAARMPILAPARPRAWAMANARALRWQAVAGLVFLAIAGIIAATGHRWEAGLLAGFTMMGGLLFGAALILPLALDAALSLLQPLAKGPVAAWTIADTRQQVPGLSLALMALLLALAVNIGVGTMVSSFRATFTGWIEQRLASELYVTASTADQARELEAFLEANTDKAIPLRTTEARLREAPGDILGVIDHVTYREGWPLVVSEPDAWARVAAGTGALVNEQLWRREGLSLGDPLRLLPDWELPVAGYYTDYGNPRGQAMVGQEELLARVPDISPLRYAARLDPARIPELREELEALGIQPGAILDQATVKRFSLDVFERTFLVTGALNVLTLGVAAFAILASLTTLGTMRLPQVAPVWAMGITRSRLAWLELARAALAGALTFILALPLGLAVAWALLTVVNVQAFGWRLPLLPFPLDWARLGVLALLAAVAAALIPALRLARTDPSRLLKVFADER from the coding sequence ATGTGGGTCAGCGGCTTGACCGCGCTCCTGAGCCATTGGCGGCGCCACCCCCTCCAGCTTCTGACGCTGGTGGCGGGCCTCGCCGCGGCCACGGCGCTCTGGACCGGCGTGCAGGCGATCAACGCCGAAGCCCGCGCGAGCTACGACGAGGCCGCCACCGCCCTCGGGCAAGGCACCGAGACCCGCCTCACCCGCCGCGACGGAGAGGCCATGCCCACGGAATCATTCGCGGAATTGCGCCGTATGGGCTGGCTCGTCTCGCCCGTGGTCGAGGGGCGACTGGGCCGCGTGACGCTCGTTGGTATCGATCCGTTTACGCTGCCGCCCTCGCCCACGCGCCCGGCGCTGACGGATGGGGAAAGCCTCGGCCGGTTCGTCTCGGAGGGGGTCGTGCAGGCTCACCCAGAGACGCCAGACGTCCCCGGGATCAGGTATGAGATCGCCGCGAACCTGCCCGTGGGCGAGGCGGTGACGGACATCACGACCGCCTGGGAGCTGCTCCACCGGCGGGAGATCAGCTACTTCGTGCTCCTGCCCGACCAGCCCCGCGGGCTGCCGCCGCTTCCGGAGGGGCTCGTGCGATCCGAGCAGGACACCGGCGCTGAGATCGCGCGCCTCACGCGGTCCTTCCACCTCAATCTCACGGCCTTCGGCTTCCTCAGCTTCGCGGTGGGCCTCTTCATCGTGCACGCCGCTATGGGCCTCGCCTTCGAGCAGCGGCGCGCGATGTTCCGGACGCTGCGCGCCCTGGGCCTGCCCACGGGCACGGTCACCACGCTCATCGCCGCGGAGGCGCTCGCGCTCGCCACCGTCGCAGGCGCGCTCGGGATCGGCCTGGGTTACCTCATCGCCACGGCGCTTCTGCCCGGTGTCGCCGCGACGCTGGGCGGGCTCTATGGTGCGTCTGTTCCCGGGAGCCTGACGCTCGATTGGCGCTGGATGGCTTCGGGCGCGGCGCTCGCCTTCGTGGGGGCCATGGCGGCCACGGCCACCAATATCTGGCGCGCAGCGCGCATGCCGATCCTCGCGCCTGCGCGCCCCCGCGCCTGGGCCATGGCCAATGCGCGTGCGTTGCGCTGGCAGGCTGTGGCGGGGCTCGTCTTCCTCGCAATAGCAGGGATCATAGCGGCCACGGGGCACCGGTGGGAGGCTGGGCTCCTGGCGGGCTTCACCATGATGGGCGGGCTCCTCTTCGGGGCGGCGCTCATCCTGCCGCTCGCGCTCGACGCCGCGCTGAGCCTCTTGCAACCCCTCGCCAAAGGGCCGGTCGCCGCGTGGACGATCGCCGACACGCGCCAGCAGGTGCCGGGTCTATCGCTCGCGCTCATGGCGCTGCTTTTGGCCCTCGCGGTCAATATCGGGGTGGGCACGATGGTGTCGTCCTTCCGCGCCACATTCACGGGCTGGATCGAGCAACGCCTCGCCTCCGAGCTCTATGTCACCGCCTCCACCGCCGATCAGGCGCGGGAGCTCGAAGCCTTTCTCGAAGCCAACACCGACAAGGCGATCCCCCTGCGCACGACAGAGGCGCGCCTGCGTGAGGCGCCGGGCGATATCCTCGGCGTTATCGATCATGTGACCTACCGGGAGGGCTGGCCGCTCGTCGTCTCCGAGCCCGATGCCTGGGCGCGGGTGGCGGCGGGCACCGGCGCGCTCGTCAACGAGCAACTCTGGCGCCGTGAGGGGCTCTCGCTCGGCGATCCGCTGCGCCTCCTCCCGGATTGGGAGCTGCCGGTGGCGGGCTATTACACCGACTACGGGAACCCGCGCGGGCAAGCGATGGTGGGGCAAGAGGAGCTTCTCGCACGCGTCCCAGACATCTCGCCCCTACGCTATGCTGCGCGGCTCGATCCCGCGCGCATCCCGGAGCTGCGCGAAGAGCTCGAGGCTCTGGGCATCCAGCCGGGCGCGATCCTCGACCAGGCGACGGTGAAGCGCTTCTCTCTCGATGTCTTCGAGCGGACGTTTCTCGTGACCGGCGCGCTCAACGTGCTGACGCTCGGCGTCGCGGCCTTTGCCATTCTCGCCTCGCTCACCACCTTGGGGACGATGCGCCTGCCGCAGGTGGCGCCGGTCTGGGCCATGGGCATCACGCGGAGCCGCCTCGCCTGGCTAGAGCTTGCACGCGCGGCCCTTGCTGGCGCGCTCACCTTCATCCTCGCGCTGCCGCTGGGGCTCGCCGTAGCCTGGGCGCTCCTCACGGTGGTGAACGTGCAGGCCTTCGGCTGGCGGCTGCCGCTCCTGCCCTTCCCGCTGGACTGGGCCCGGCTAGGGGTACTGGCGCTCCTTGCCGCCGTGGCCGCAGCCCTAATCCCGGCGCTCCGCCTCGCGCGCACCGATCCCTCACGCTTGCTCAAGGTCTTTGCCGATGAACGCTAG
- a CDS encoding calcium-binding protein, producing MEIYGNNDDNTLTGSGGNDEIKGRGGDDILRGLGGNDELIGGSGDDRLVGGAGNDELIGGSGNDTFVYEAGADMIEDFGDVDIIEIDASLGVSDFAALMALASSVGGGDDTRIDFGNGNTLRLEDVRKNDLTAADFDFGGVSPPPPDTTDRPTGGDDDLEGTSGNDVIDGLDGNDTIRGNEGNDELDGGAGNDRLLGNAGNDELDGVSGNDTVNGGSGDDDLSGGAGRDRLNGGGGRDDLDGGDGNDRLNGGSGRDDLDGGRGSDILNGGNGKDDLDGGNGRDRLDGGAGDDILNGGSGADTFVFNGGADVIEDFTDQDLIEIDTALGVTDFATLMGLASATGGGDDTLFTFASGDTLRVEDMREAAFTADDFDFV from the coding sequence ATGGAAATCTACGGCAACAACGACGACAACACCCTCACCGGCTCCGGCGGCAATGACGAGATCAAGGGCCGCGGCGGCGATGACATCCTTCGGGGCCTCGGCGGCAATGATGAGCTCATCGGCGGTTCGGGCGACGACCGACTCGTCGGCGGCGCAGGCAATGACGAACTGATCGGCGGCTCCGGCAACGATACATTTGTCTACGAGGCCGGCGCGGACATGATCGAGGATTTCGGTGATGTCGACATCATCGAGATCGATGCCAGCCTCGGCGTCTCAGACTTTGCAGCGCTCATGGCGCTGGCGTCCTCCGTCGGCGGCGGCGACGACACCCGCATCGACTTTGGCAACGGCAACACGCTGCGCCTCGAAGACGTGCGGAAGAACGATCTGACCGCCGCCGACTTCGATTTCGGAGGCGTCAGCCCGCCTCCACCCGACACGACAGACCGGCCGACGGGAGGCGACGACGATCTGGAAGGCACATCCGGCAACGACGTCATTGACGGTCTGGACGGCAATGACACGATCCGCGGCAACGAGGGCAACGACGAGCTCGACGGCGGCGCCGGGAATGACCGCCTTCTGGGCAATGCTGGCAACGACGAACTCGACGGGGTCAGCGGAAACGACACCGTGAACGGCGGCTCGGGAGATGACGACCTGAGCGGCGGCGCGGGCCGAGACCGCCTCAACGGCGGTGGCGGCCGCGACGATCTGGACGGCGGCGATGGCAACGACCGCCTCAACGGCGGCAGCGGGCGCGATGACCTCGACGGAGGGCGCGGCAGCGACATCCTCAACGGCGGAAACGGCAAGGACGACCTCGATGGGGGGAACGGACGCGACCGTCTTGACGGCGGAGCAGGCGACGACATCCTCAACGGCGGCAGCGGGGCAGACACCTTTGTCTTCAACGGCGGCGCCGACGTGATCGAGGACTTCACCGACCAGGACCTCATCGAGATCGACACCGCGCTCGGCGTCACGGATTTCGCGACGTTGATGGGTCTCGCCTCGGCCACAGGCGGCGGCGACGATACGCTTTTTACCTTCGCGAGCGGCGACACCCTACGCGTCGAGGACATGCGCGAGGCCGCATTCACGGCCGACGATTTCGATTTCGTCTGA
- a CDS encoding LacI family DNA-binding transcriptional regulator, which produces MPLSRLEDGLTSERSKECAPVNVPPRRPLTLRDVSEASGVSEMTVSRVLRNRGDVSEATREKVLTAAKSLGYVPNKIAGALASQRVNLVAVIIPSLSNMVFPEVMGAISDTLDGTGLQPVVGVTNYSPEREEKVLYEMLSWRPSGVVIAGLEQTDASKAMLANSGIPIVQIMDIDGTPVDNAVGISHRRAGRKMAEQILKQGYETIGFLGTKMPLDHRARKRFEGFTEALAKGGRQVEDQEFYEGGSALAKGREMTAAMLERNPELDFLYYSNDMIGAGGLLYLLEKGISIPHQIGLAGFNGVELLDGLPRQLATMDSCRTEIGTRAAEIIRARVEDPDTPPVIEELTPKIAPGDTLRRKLG; this is translated from the coding sequence ATGCCTTTGAGCCGCCTCGAAGATGGTCTAACAAGTGAGCGATCAAAGGAATGCGCCCCCGTGAACGTACCCCCCCGCCGCCCGCTGACCCTCCGCGATGTCTCCGAGGCCTCGGGCGTCAGCGAGATGACCGTGAGCCGTGTCCTCCGCAATCGAGGCGATGTCAGCGAGGCCACCCGCGAGAAGGTCCTCACCGCGGCGAAGTCGCTGGGCTACGTGCCCAACAAGATCGCCGGCGCGCTCGCTTCCCAGCGGGTCAACCTCGTGGCCGTCATCATCCCTTCGCTCTCCAACATGGTCTTTCCCGAGGTCATGGGCGCCATCTCCGACACGCTCGACGGCACCGGGCTCCAGCCCGTGGTCGGCGTCACCAACTACTCGCCCGAGCGCGAGGAAAAAGTGCTCTACGAGATGCTCTCCTGGCGGCCCTCCGGGGTTGTCATCGCCGGCCTCGAGCAGACCGATGCCTCCAAGGCCATGCTCGCCAATTCCGGCATCCCCATCGTCCAGATCATGGATATCGACGGCACGCCCGTGGACAATGCCGTGGGCATCTCGCACCGCCGCGCGGGCCGCAAGATGGCGGAGCAGATTCTCAAGCAGGGCTACGAAACCATCGGCTTTCTCGGCACCAAGATGCCCCTCGATCACCGCGCCCGCAAACGCTTCGAGGGCTTCACCGAGGCGCTTGCGAAGGGTGGGCGTCAGGTCGAGGACCAGGAATTCTACGAGGGCGGCTCCGCGCTGGCCAAGGGCCGGGAGATGACGGCGGCCATGCTAGAGCGAAACCCGGAGCTCGACTTTCTTTACTACTCCAACGACATGATCGGCGCCGGCGGGCTTCTCTACCTGCTGGAAAAGGGCATCAGCATCCCGCACCAGATCGGGCTCGCCGGGTTCAACGGCGTGGAGCTCCTCGACGGGCTGCCACGGCAGCTCGCAACCATGGACAGCTGCCGCACCGAGATCGGCACGCGCGCCGCCGAGATCATTCGCGCCCGCGTGGAAGATCCCGACACGCCGCCCGTCATTGAGGAACTCACCCCCAAGATCGCCCCCGGCGACACCCTGCGCCGCAAGCTGGGATAG